A single window of Nocardioides kongjuensis DNA harbors:
- a CDS encoding TetR/AcrR family transcriptional regulator yields MTTTPSRADATRARLLEAAVTAFSEKGFHGTTTRDIAGAAGMSPAAVYVHHRSKEELLFLISCQGHQQALDVVREARAAAPDPVAQVAAVGRAFAAYHAHHHTVARILNYELAALSDEHRAVVDELRTSIDRELRDLVREGVAAGAFDTPDPALAATALASLSIDIARWYREDGEWTPDQIGDYYSDLALRLVGADPRSSGTTPVAKPAASSSRPTSL; encoded by the coding sequence ATGACCACCACCCCCTCCCGCGCCGACGCCACCCGCGCCCGGCTGCTCGAGGCGGCCGTGACGGCGTTCTCCGAGAAGGGCTTCCACGGCACCACCACGCGTGACATCGCGGGCGCGGCCGGGATGAGCCCGGCGGCGGTCTACGTGCACCACAGGTCCAAGGAGGAGCTGCTCTTCCTCATCTCCTGCCAGGGCCACCAGCAGGCGCTCGACGTGGTCCGCGAGGCTCGCGCAGCCGCGCCGGACCCGGTGGCACAGGTCGCGGCGGTGGGACGGGCCTTCGCGGCCTACCACGCCCACCACCACACGGTGGCGCGGATCCTCAACTACGAGCTCGCCGCGCTCAGCGACGAGCACCGCGCCGTCGTCGACGAGCTGCGCACGAGCATCGACCGCGAACTGCGCGACCTGGTCCGCGAGGGAGTGGCGGCCGGCGCCTTCGACACCCCCGACCCCGCGCTGGCCGCGACCGCCCTGGCATCGCTGAGCATCGACATCGCCCGCTGGTACCGCGAGGACGGCGAGTGGACGCCCGACCAGATCGGGGACTACTACTCCGACCTGGCGCTGCGCCTGGTCGGCGCGGACCCCAGGTCGAGCGGTACGACGCCCGTCGCGAAGCCCGCCGCGTCAAGCAGCCGGCCCACCAGCTTGTAG